In one window of Zingiber officinale cultivar Zhangliang chromosome 11A, Zo_v1.1, whole genome shotgun sequence DNA:
- the LOC122031527 gene encoding uncharacterized protein LOC122031527, which yields MEDALDVQCIMLSSMSPELQRQHENMSAREIDQHLRKLFQESARVESMDKSLTDLMVMLKIAEKNMKVNPSLHAMMVRNTNKRPGTEKFNPKANAVKNPKYQAQKKLNKGMQVPQSDEKEAMCFHCGKKDSGSSSHICANMQGLSDCRRLSKGEMDLRAANGERVAVLAARGAYTYFVTFTDDLSRYGYVYLMRHKSETLDKFKEFKNEVEKQRGKKIKALRSDRGGEYLS from the exons ATGGAAGATGCACTGGATGTGCAATGCATTATGCTGTCTTCTATGTCTCCCGAGTTGCAGAGACAGCATGAGAACATGAGTGCTAGGGAGATTGATCAGCACTTGCGTAAGCTCTTCCAAGAGAGTGCGCgagtagagag CATGGACAAGAGTTTGACTGATCTGATGGTAATGTTGAAAATCGCTGAGAAGAatatgaaggtaaatccttcactGCATGCAATGATGGTCAGAAATACCAACAAGCGCCCTGGCACCGAGAAGTTTAATCCTAAGGCTAATGCAGTGAAGAATCCTAAATATCAAGCTCAAAAGAAGCTTAATAAAGGGATGCAGGTACCCCAATCTGATGAGAAGGAGGCCATGtgcttccattgtggcaagaaag ATTCTGGAAGTAGTTCTCACATTTGTGCGAACATGCAGGGTCTAAGTGACTGCAGACGGTTGTCCAAGGGTGAAATGGACCTACGAGCAGCTAATGGAGAGAGAGTTGCTGTGTTAGCT GCTAGAGGAGCGTATACCTACTTCGTGACTTTTACTGACgatttaagtagatatggatatgttTACTTAATGAGACATAAGTCTGAAACTCTAGATAAGTTTAAGGAGTTCAAGAATGAAGTAGAAAAACAACGTGGCAAGAAGATTAAGGCCCTTCGGAGTGATCGAGGTGGCGAGTATCTAAGctaa